One genomic window of Punica granatum isolate Tunisia-2019 chromosome 1, ASM765513v2, whole genome shotgun sequence includes the following:
- the LOC116194956 gene encoding G2/mitotic-specific cyclin-2-like isoform X1 — MMQNRRALSNINVNVVGARLPCSVAVGERGSSDKNALYDKQPFHPVQRPCPRKFPVSIAGDHQQLLLPEETKKTGHVLPDLNEPDRTVIDLEDYKMMAGDFSAPVFVQHTEAILVEIDEMDEIEMEDAYEEPIMDIDICDKKDPLAVTEYIDDLYRYYKKVEGSGCVPPNYMDQQFDINEHMRAILIDWLIEVQYKFQLMDETLYLTVNLIDRFLSLYPIVRKKLQLVGVTAMLLACKYEEVSVPIVEDLILISDRAYNRKEVLDMERLMVNTLQFNMSVPTPYVFMRRFLKAAQSDKKLVLFAFFIMELCLVEYEMLNFPPSLLAASAIYTAQCTLSRFKFWSKSCEYYTGYTEELLLECSKRMVAFHQSAGSGKLTGVYRKYSMPKFGYAAKAEPASFLLNATL, encoded by the exons ATGATGCAGAACAGAAGAGCTCTGAGCAACATCAACGTCAACGTCGTCGGAGCACGGCTTCCCTGCTCCGTCGCAGTCGGAGAACGAGGCTCGTCAGA TAAAAATGCACTATATGATAAGCAACCCTTCCACCCAGTGCAGCGACCATGCCCAAG GAAATTTCCTGTGTCGATTGCTGGCGACCACCAGCAACTTCTTTTACCTGAG GAAACGAAGAAAACGGGCCATGTGTTGCCAGATCTTAATGAGCCGGACCGCACGGTTATAGATCTCGAAGACTACAAGATGATGGCAGGTGACTTTTCTGCTCCAGTGTTTGTTCAACACACTGAGGCCATTCTAGTCGAGATTGATGAAATG GATGAGATTGAAATGGAAGATGCATACGAAGAACCGATCATGGATATCGACATATGTGACAAGAAAGACCCACTTGCTGTCACTGAGTATATAGATGACCTCTACCGGTATTATAAGAAAGTCGAG GGTAGTGGTTGTGTCCCGCCTAACTATATGGACCAGCAATTTGACATTAATGAGCATATGAGAGCTATTCTCATTGATTGGCTAATTGAG GTGCAATACAAGTTTCAATTAATGGATGAGACCTTATACCTCACAGTCAATCTCATAGACCGGTTCCTATCCCTCTACCCGATTGTGAGGAAGAAGCTCCAGCTTGTGGGGGTCACTGCGATGCTCCTCGCATGCAAGTATGAAGAAGTTTCGGTCCCCATCGTGGAGGACCTGATTTTGATCTCTGATAGAGCCTACAACAGAAAAGAAGTGCTAGATATG GAGAGGCTCATGGTGAACACGTTACAGTTCAACATGTCAGTCCCTACTCCTTATGTTTTCATGCGGAGGTTCCTTAAGGCAGCTCAATCAGATAAGAAG CTTGTGCTTTTCGCCTTCTTCATAATGGAACTGTGCTTGGTCGAATACGAAATGCTGAACTTTCCACCATCTCTGTTAGCTGCTTCTGCGATCTATACAGCTCAATGCACTCTTAGTCGGTTTAAATTTTGGAGCAAGTCCTGTGAATATTACACCGGCTACACGGAAGAGCTACTTCT GGAATGCTCGAAAAGGATGGTTGCTTTCCATCAGAGTGCTGGATCGGGAAAGCTCACGGGGGTTTACAGGAAATACAGCATGCCCAAGTTCGGTTATGCTGCTAAAGCTGAGCCTGCGAGCTTTCTGTTAAACGCCACTCTCTAG
- the LOC116194956 gene encoding cyclin-B2-3-like isoform X2 — protein sequence MMQNRRALSNINVNVVGARLPCSVAVGERGSSDKNALYDKQPFHPVQRPCPRKFPVSIAGDHQQLLLPEETKKTGHVLPDLNEPDRTVIDLEDYKMMAGDFSAPVFVQHTEAILVEIDEMDEIEMEDAYEEPIMDIDICDKKDPLAVTEYIDDLYRYYKKVEGSGCVPPNYMDQQFDINEHMRAILIDWLIEVQYKFQLMDETLYLTVNLIDRFLSLYPIVRKKLQLVGVTAMLLACKYEEVSVPIVEDLILISDRAYNRKEVLDMERLMVNTLQFNMSVPTPYVFMRRFLKAAQSDKKLLLRSIQLNALLVGLNFGASPVNITPATRKSYFWNARKGWLLSIRVLDRESSRGFTGNTACPSSVMLLKLSLRAFC from the exons ATGATGCAGAACAGAAGAGCTCTGAGCAACATCAACGTCAACGTCGTCGGAGCACGGCTTCCCTGCTCCGTCGCAGTCGGAGAACGAGGCTCGTCAGA TAAAAATGCACTATATGATAAGCAACCCTTCCACCCAGTGCAGCGACCATGCCCAAG GAAATTTCCTGTGTCGATTGCTGGCGACCACCAGCAACTTCTTTTACCTGAG GAAACGAAGAAAACGGGCCATGTGTTGCCAGATCTTAATGAGCCGGACCGCACGGTTATAGATCTCGAAGACTACAAGATGATGGCAGGTGACTTTTCTGCTCCAGTGTTTGTTCAACACACTGAGGCCATTCTAGTCGAGATTGATGAAATG GATGAGATTGAAATGGAAGATGCATACGAAGAACCGATCATGGATATCGACATATGTGACAAGAAAGACCCACTTGCTGTCACTGAGTATATAGATGACCTCTACCGGTATTATAAGAAAGTCGAG GGTAGTGGTTGTGTCCCGCCTAACTATATGGACCAGCAATTTGACATTAATGAGCATATGAGAGCTATTCTCATTGATTGGCTAATTGAG GTGCAATACAAGTTTCAATTAATGGATGAGACCTTATACCTCACAGTCAATCTCATAGACCGGTTCCTATCCCTCTACCCGATTGTGAGGAAGAAGCTCCAGCTTGTGGGGGTCACTGCGATGCTCCTCGCATGCAAGTATGAAGAAGTTTCGGTCCCCATCGTGGAGGACCTGATTTTGATCTCTGATAGAGCCTACAACAGAAAAGAAGTGCTAGATATG GAGAGGCTCATGGTGAACACGTTACAGTTCAACATGTCAGTCCCTACTCCTTATGTTTTCATGCGGAGGTTCCTTAAGGCAGCTCAATCAGATAAGAAG CTGCTTCTGCGATCTATACAGCTCAATGCACTCTTAGTCGGTTTAAATTTTGGAGCAAGTCCTGTGAATATTACACCGGCTACACGGAAGAGCTACTTCT GGAATGCTCGAAAAGGATGGTTGCTTTCCATCAGAGTGCTGGATCGGGAAAGCTCACGGGGGTTTACAGGAAATACAGCATGCCCAAGTTCGGTTATGCTGCTAAAGCTGAGCCTGCGAGCTTTCTGTTAA
- the LOC116194956 gene encoding cyclin-B2-3-like isoform X3, producing MMQNRRALSNINVNVVGARLPCSVAVGERGSSDKNALYDKQPFHPVQRPCPRKFPVSIAGDHQQLLLPEETKKTGHVLPDLNEPDRTVIDLEDYKMMAGDFSAPVFVQHTEAILVEIDEMDEIEMEDAYEEPIMDIDICDKKDPLAVTEYIDDLYRYYKKVEGSGCVPPNYMDQQFDINEHMRAILIDWLIEVQYKFQLMDETLYLTVNLIDRFLSLYPIVRKKLQLVGVTAMLLACKYEEVSVPIVEDLILISDRAYNRKEVLDMERLMVNTLQFNMSVPTPYVFMRRFLKAAQSDKKGMLEKDGCFPSECWIGKAHGGLQEIQHAQVRLCC from the exons ATGATGCAGAACAGAAGAGCTCTGAGCAACATCAACGTCAACGTCGTCGGAGCACGGCTTCCCTGCTCCGTCGCAGTCGGAGAACGAGGCTCGTCAGA TAAAAATGCACTATATGATAAGCAACCCTTCCACCCAGTGCAGCGACCATGCCCAAG GAAATTTCCTGTGTCGATTGCTGGCGACCACCAGCAACTTCTTTTACCTGAG GAAACGAAGAAAACGGGCCATGTGTTGCCAGATCTTAATGAGCCGGACCGCACGGTTATAGATCTCGAAGACTACAAGATGATGGCAGGTGACTTTTCTGCTCCAGTGTTTGTTCAACACACTGAGGCCATTCTAGTCGAGATTGATGAAATG GATGAGATTGAAATGGAAGATGCATACGAAGAACCGATCATGGATATCGACATATGTGACAAGAAAGACCCACTTGCTGTCACTGAGTATATAGATGACCTCTACCGGTATTATAAGAAAGTCGAG GGTAGTGGTTGTGTCCCGCCTAACTATATGGACCAGCAATTTGACATTAATGAGCATATGAGAGCTATTCTCATTGATTGGCTAATTGAG GTGCAATACAAGTTTCAATTAATGGATGAGACCTTATACCTCACAGTCAATCTCATAGACCGGTTCCTATCCCTCTACCCGATTGTGAGGAAGAAGCTCCAGCTTGTGGGGGTCACTGCGATGCTCCTCGCATGCAAGTATGAAGAAGTTTCGGTCCCCATCGTGGAGGACCTGATTTTGATCTCTGATAGAGCCTACAACAGAAAAGAAGTGCTAGATATG GAGAGGCTCATGGTGAACACGTTACAGTTCAACATGTCAGTCCCTACTCCTTATGTTTTCATGCGGAGGTTCCTTAAGGCAGCTCAATCAGATAAGAAG GGAATGCTCGAAAAGGATGGTTGCTTTCCATCAGAGTGCTGGATCGGGAAAGCTCACGGGGGTTTACAGGAAATACAGCATGCCCAAGTTCGGTTATGCTGCTAA